The genomic segment CGGTCTGGCAAAGCCTGCGCGATCATTGGCGGCTGATCGGACAGATGGTTGTTTTGCTGATCCCGACCGCGGTTATCTATTTCGTGATCTTCGTCTATGCGGTTTCTTACTTGAGTTCGGAAGCCGGATTCTCGTCATCCAGGGCGCTGGATATCACCACGATCAACCTGATCGTCATGGCATTGTTTGTTCCGGTATGCGGCTGGGCGGCGGACAAGTTCGGTCTGCGCCCGGTCTTGCTTGTTGCCGCAATCGCAACCCTTGTGCTTGCTGCGCCGTGCTGGTGGCTGATGCACCGTCCCGAGACGGCTTCCGTTTTCCTGGGGCAGTTCGGGCTGACGCTCGCGAGCACCGCAGGCTGGGCGCTTTCAGTCACTGCGCTGACTCTGACCGCTGCGCCGCACCTCAGGTGCAGCACGGTGGCGCTTGGCTACAACATCTGCATGGCGGTCTTCGGTGGAACGACGCCGATACTGGCGACTTATCTGGTCAACCGGACCGGTGACGACTACGCACCGGTCTACTACGTCATCGTGGCGACACTCATTTCCATTCCTGTAATCTGGCGCTTGCCGGCGCTGATCAGGAAAGCGGCGGTGAGATCATCATCCGCTACAACATAGCCGCTTAAATCCACGGGCTGCCTCCCTCCGGATTACGACGGAGAAGCAGGTCCGCCTTATTCGCCGACCTCAAGCCTGACGCCGGTAAAGTCGTAGGAGACCGGAGGGCGTACAGTGTCGGTCGTATTTGGTGCGGCATCGATTGCCAGAAACTCAACGAGCGAATTTCCTGAAATGGAGTTCGACGCCGGATCGGCGCTCGCTGAGACGGTGACGCGCGCCATGTAGCGGTCAGTATCTGCATTCGGCGTCGTCGTAAAATCGAAAGTCACGATCTTGATCTTGTTGCGGCCATTCTCGGTGCCGAGGCATCGCCAGGCGCCACTGCCGCTGGAGAAGGGCTGATAGCCGTTGACACCGCCCTCGGCGGAATCGGTGACGAGGGCATGCCCGCCATTGGTCAGCGCAATCAGGCCGCGATCGACCCTGTTGTTCCCGTCGATCACCGAAGACCGGCTGGTCATGTAGGTTCCGACGGCGTCGAGGCAGCCGCTGATGTTCGCAGCCTCCTCGGCAAGCGAGATCGAACCGGGAAATGCAAAGAATGACACCGCAAGCGGTACAACGAGATTTCGCCGAAACATTGAAGGCTCCCATTTCTGAACCGGACTGCTTTCAGCCATTCTAGCAATCTTGATCGTTGAAACCGAGAACCAAAAAAGCCGCCGGAAATTCCGGCGGCTTTGGCGCTTGGAGCGATACAGGTGCGGGCCTAGGATGCTTTCGCGGCCGGCAGTTCGATGTCGATCCCGAGTGTCGTCACATCGCCTGACCTGTCCATTTCCAGACGAACGGAATCCGGGTCGATTTCGACACGCTTTGCGACGACGGCGAGAATGTCTTCGCGCAGACTTGAGATCAGCACCGCATCGGAGCCGTCGTCGGCTCTTTCATGTGCAAGAAGGATTTGCAGCCGGTTCTTGGCAACAGAGGCGCTCTCGCCTCTTTTGCCAAAGAGGCTCAGGATGTTCATGCCGCCCTCCCTTTGAAGAGCTTGCCGAAGAAGCTCTTTTTCTCTTCCGGGATCGTGACCGGGATGTTTTCCCCCAGCAGGCGGCGAACGGCCTCCATATAGGCTTTCGCCGGCGGTGAGGTCTCATCGGAGAGCGTAACGGGCAGGCCGACGTTCGACGCCTTCAGGACGTCTTTGCTCTCGGGAACGACACCAATCAGCGGAACGGAAAGGATGTCGACAACATCCTCCGTCGCCAGCATGTCGCCTGTCTTTGCCCGGTCGGTGTCGTAGCGCGTGATCATCAGGTGCTTGGGCATCCTGCCGCCGTCTTCCGCAATCTTGGTTTTCGCGTCGAGCAGACCGATGATGCGGTCGCAGTCCCTGACCGAAGACACTTCCGGGTTTGAAACGATGATCGCTTCGTCGGCGTGGCGCATCGCCAGGGTGGCACCACGTTCGATCCCGGCCGGGCTGTCGCAGATGACCCAGTCGAAATAGGTACGCAATTCGCTGATCACATTGGCGACGCCTTCCTCCGTCAGGGCATCCTTGTCCCTCGTCTGCGACGCCGGCAGCAAATAGAGATTGTTGAGCTTCTTGTCGCGGACCAGGGCCTGCTTGATCGACGCTTCGCCGCGAACCACGTTGACAAGATCGAACACGACGCGGCGTTCAGCGCCCATGATCAGGTCGAGATTGCGCAGTCCGACATCGAAATCGATCGCGCAGACCTGATAGCCTTCTTTGGCAAGCGCCGAAGCAATTGCAGCGGTTGTTGTCGTCTTGCCGACCCCGCCTTTGCCCGACGTAACCACAACGACAGTGGCGTTGCTCATGGTGTCTGTCCTGTATCTGTCTTCAGTCCGGCCATTCAGCAGCCGGAACCGCGGTTAGTTCAGTTCTTCAAAGACCAGCGTTTCGTTTTCGAAGCGGATCTGCGCCGGAGAATTGCGCAGGGTTCCGTCAAAATCGTCCGCGACCTTGTAAAGCCCGTTGATGGAAACAAGCTCTGCATCAAGCTTGGTGCAGAATATTCTTGCATTGTCCTTGCCGGCGACGCCGGCCAGCGCACGCCCGCGCAGTGCGCCATATATGTGAATGGAGCCACCGGCGATGATCTCCGCGCCCGAACTGACGGATCCGATCACGGTCACGTCCCCATCGGGGTGGAGAATGCTTTGCCCTGAGCGAACGGGTTCTGAGATCACGATTGACGAGTTTCCTTCCTTTGCCTGCTGATTCTCAAGCTCTTCCAGAGACTTGGCAAAAGAATGGCCATTGGCGTTCTGGCCGTGGTCATCATCGGTTTTCACCTGTGAATTGTTCTTGTCCGGCTTTGCGTCTCCGC from the Roseibium sp. HPY-6 genome contains:
- the minE gene encoding cell division topological specificity factor MinE; translation: MNILSLFGKRGESASVAKNRLQILLAHERADDGSDAVLISSLREDILAVVAKRVEIDPDSVRLEMDRSGDVTTLGIDIELPAAKAS
- the minD gene encoding septum site-determining protein MinD, which produces MSNATVVVVTSGKGGVGKTTTTAAIASALAKEGYQVCAIDFDVGLRNLDLIMGAERRVVFDLVNVVRGEASIKQALVRDKKLNNLYLLPASQTRDKDALTEEGVANVISELRTYFDWVICDSPAGIERGATLAMRHADEAIIVSNPEVSSVRDCDRIIGLLDAKTKIAEDGGRMPKHLMITRYDTDRAKTGDMLATEDVVDILSVPLIGVVPESKDVLKASNVGLPVTLSDETSPPAKAYMEAVRRLLGENIPVTIPEEKKSFFGKLFKGRAA
- the minC gene encoding septum site-determining protein MinC, producing the protein MKFKGKSFIAIVLSPEPPFEEWLKEVDRIIARSPGFFVDRPIILDVRGSNIPIADLEQLLADLRERSIRVMGIDGVAGTRLKEGMPPSFGGGRLTSDVEVPEPASKSGESGDAKPDKNNSQVKTDDDHGQNANGHSFAKSLEELENQQAKEGNSSIVISEPVRSGQSILHPDGDVTVIGSVSSGAEIIAGGSIHIYGALRGRALAGVAGKDNARIFCTKLDAELVSINGLYKVADDFDGTLRNSPAQIRFENETLVFEELN